A single genomic interval of Lodderomyces elongisporus chromosome 8, complete sequence harbors:
- the NOG2_1 gene encoding GTPase required for pre-60S ribosomal subunit nuclear export and maturation → MDRKQISVGFIGYPNTGKSSIINTLRKKKVCTVAPIPGETKVWQYITLMKRIFLIDCPGIVPPSSKDTESDILFRGVVRVEHVSHPEQYIPDMLKKCERKHLERTYEVKGWSKFEEDPSLLEKASIEFIELIARKGGRLLKGGEPDESGVAKQILNDFNRGKIPWFVPPPQDEEVRTGEDKKAGYKRKRQERETKAKEAAAAAAAEEEEASTEDAEVEEESALKKTKLR, encoded by the exons ATGG ATAGGAAACAGATATCTGTAGGGTTCATTGGCTACCCAAACACCGGTAAATCATCGATCATCAACACATTGCGTAAGAAGAAGGTGTGTACGGTTGCGCCTATTCCAGGTGAGACCAAGGTCTGGCAATATATCACTTTGATGAAGAGGATTTTCCTCATTGATTGTCCAGGTATAGTGCCGCCTAGCTCAAAAGACACGGAATCCGATATCTTGTTCAGAGGAGTGGTGAGAGTTGAGCACGTGTCGCATCCAGAACAGTATATTCCCGACATGTTGAAGAAATGTGAACGAAAGCATTTGGAACGAACATACGAAGTTAAAGGGTGGAGCAAATTCGAGGAGGATCCATCGCTACTTGAAAAGGCAAGTATTGAGTTTATAGAGTTGATTGCAAGAAAGGGAGGTAGGCTATTGAAAGGTGGTGAACCTGATGAGAGTGGAGTGGCGAAACAAATCTTGAACGATTTCAATAGAGGAAAGATTCCATGGTTtgtaccaccaccacaggATGAGGAAGTAAGGACTGGTGAGGATAAGAAGGCTGGTTACAAACGAAAGAGACAAGAGAGGGAAACAAAAGCTAAggaagcagcagcagcagcagcagctgaagaagaagaagcttCAACAGAAGATGCTGAAGTTGAAGAGGAGCTGGCTctcaaaaagacaaagttAAGGTAA
- the POP2 gene encoding CCR4-NOT core DEDD RNase subunit (BUSCO:EOG09262K67), whose product MNFLQQQQQQQQQQHSQSQQASSSSPQITQLQLQQQIQRQQLLSQQLQQQQQQQQQQIGTPLAQTVHTANPLLAVLNGGNPQGSNNPGMGSLSSNPVLQQLQLQQLQQQQQQQQQQQQQQQQQQLQQQRPSSQQQMAQSFNQSIPIIKEVWAHNLEHEFHNLRKFINDKSCMVFAAIHEETPGIVARAIGSFKTNTDYHFQTIRCNSDLLNLIQCSICFTKVKDNVVSNSVIWQFNFAYDLTKEMYNEEHLAMLSQQSSINFSAHSSHGIKYQEFAELLIDSGLLLDESVNWVSFHAGYDLGFLISLLMNQGLPVDEPEFYWWCHKFFPNFYDLKYVGNQILSGDEKLNKPSIEYLAEELHLLPISPVIRQLFGSNINNNNQLTSTLHAYLSMECFKEILRRANFDLNTLAKFKGHIWGLGSFMADREENGDAATGPMTPRNTKSGIVNLSRA is encoded by the exons ATGAAC TTCttgcagcaacagcagcagcaacagcagcaacagcaccTGCAGTCTCAACAAGCGCTGTCGTCGTCACCACAGATTACACAGCTTCAGTTGCAACAACAGATTCAGAGACAACAGTTGTTGAGTCAACAattgcagcaacaacagcagcaacaacaacaacagataGGAACACCTCTTGCACAAACAGTGCATACAGCTAATCCTTTACTAGCAGTATTGAATGGAGGAAACCCACAAGGTTCAAACAACCCAGGTATGGGCTCACTTAGCTCGAACCCCgtattacaacaactacaacttcAACAgttgcaacaacagcagcagcaacagcaacaacagcaacagcaacaacaacaacagcaattgCAGCAACAGCGACCAAGTCTGCAGCAGCAAATGGCACAATCATTCAACCAGTCGATCCCAATCATTAAAGAAGTTTGGGCACATAATTTAGAGCACGAGTTTCACAACTTGCGTAAATTCATCAACGACAAAAGCTGCATGGTTTTTGCAGCGATACACGAAGAGACTCCTGGAATAGTGGCAAGGGCTATTGGGTcattcaaaacaaacacGGATTACCATTTCCAAACTATTAGATGTAACTCGGATTTGCTCAACTTGATCCAGTGCAGTATTTGTTTTACAAAAGTGAAGGATAATGTTGTGAGCAACTCAGTCATCTGGCAATTCAATTTCGCTTATGACCtcacaaaagaaatgtATAATGAAGAGCACTTGGCCATGCTTTCGCAACAGTCATCTATTAATTTTTCGGCACATTCATCGCATGGAATCAAGTATCAAGAATTTGCAGAGTTGTTGATTGATAGTGGGTTGCTTCTTGACGAGTCTGTGAATTGGGTCTCTTTCCATGCCGGGTACGATTTGGGCTTTTTAATCAGTTTATTGATGAACCAAGGTTTACCTGTCGATGAGCCCGAATTTTATTGGTGGTGCCACAAGTTTTTCCCCAACTTTTACGATTTAAAGTATGTTGGAAACCAAATTCTTTCCGGTGATGAGAAATTAAACAAGCCGTCGATAGAGTACTTGGCAGAGGAGTTACATCTTTTGCCCATATCGCCGGTTATTCGTCAACTATTTGGAtcaaacatcaacaataacaatcaACTTACATCTACTTTACATGCTTACCTATCCATGGAGTGCTTCAAGGAAATTTTAAGACGCGCCAATTTCGATTTAAACACACTTGCAAAGTTCAAGGGTCATATCTGGGGATTAGGATCCTTTATGGCGGACCGCGAAGAGAATGGTGATGCTGCTACTGGGCCCATGACACCTAGAAATACGAAATCCGGTATAGTTAATTTAAGTAGAGCATAA